In a genomic window of Pseudoglutamicibacter albus:
- the casB gene encoding type I-E CRISPR-associated protein Cse2/CasB → MSTVSSGSRGTTASELVRFVLHRSHALSEGYCANRASAVEAIAVLAQAAGRPIGSSLQALKWTIDEAPSGWVSNDGQASRAELAAYATLTLFAVHHRSRKDTSPHTDAVKFGQAVRQAVDPATNGTGVERRFEQLGAATSWEQLLGRLRSLIQLLKQDRRAFDYGQLAKDLFDWQFPERRNTVRLRWGRDFYNLPSSASLKTSVS, encoded by the coding sequence ATGTCTACGGTTTCATCTGGAAGCCGCGGGACCACCGCGTCAGAGCTCGTTCGTTTCGTACTTCACCGCTCCCACGCACTGAGCGAGGGTTACTGTGCTAATCGCGCAAGCGCAGTCGAAGCTATCGCGGTTCTCGCTCAGGCGGCAGGGCGTCCCATCGGTTCTTCTTTACAGGCGTTGAAATGGACCATCGACGAGGCCCCCTCCGGCTGGGTCAGCAACGATGGCCAAGCCTCCCGGGCTGAGTTGGCGGCTTATGCCACTCTGACTTTGTTTGCTGTTCATCACCGTTCCCGGAAGGATACCTCGCCTCACACCGATGCCGTGAAGTTCGGCCAGGCGGTGCGCCAGGCTGTTGATCCGGCCACCAATGGCACCGGTGTTGAACGCCGTTTTGAACAGCTCGGTGCAGCGACCTCCTGGGAACAGCTGCTAGGCCGACTCCGCTCCCTGATTCAACTGCTGAAACAAGACCGCCGCGCCTTCGACTATGGGCAGCTGGCTAAGGACCTTTTCGACTGGCAGTTCCCTGAACGTCGAAACACAGTGCGGCTCCGTTGGGGCCGTGACTTCTACAACCTTCCCTCATCAGCTTCTCTAAAGACTTCCGTTTCCTAA
- the cas7e gene encoding type I-E CRISPR-associated protein Cas7/Cse4/CasC has protein sequence MTRTIIDIHALQTVPPSNLNRDETGSPKTALFGGVTRARVSSQAWKRATRVMFRDIATDDLLGVRTKKVVALLASKMLEINPDIAQEQAEAAAIEVVTAAGIKVAKPKGRKEEGEKLEEAGYLVFLSTAQATNLAQLGVDALASGDVKAFVKDRENKKKIREAAVQDASVDVSLFGRMVADDASLNIDAAAQVAHAISVHDTPTEADYFTAVDDIREADEDGGEDAGAAMIGTIEFNSSTLYRYATVDANALAANLGNVEATRIGVEAFVRAFLTSMPSGKMNTFANRTLPEVVVVQVRDSQSVNLVGAFEEPVRGTHISDVAAARLAAWSQKIDEKYGTTPVKSWVISLNDGLKELGEASSLEGLVTALGETVESRLGA, from the coding sequence ATGACCCGCACCATTATCGACATCCACGCTTTGCAGACGGTCCCACCTTCTAACTTGAACCGTGATGAGACGGGATCTCCTAAGACGGCACTTTTTGGAGGCGTGACTCGTGCACGGGTTTCTAGCCAGGCTTGGAAACGTGCAACTCGCGTGATGTTCCGTGACATCGCAACTGACGATCTACTAGGTGTTCGAACCAAGAAGGTAGTGGCTCTTCTAGCTTCGAAGATGCTCGAAATCAACCCGGATATCGCTCAGGAACAGGCTGAAGCGGCAGCCATCGAGGTCGTGACAGCTGCTGGCATTAAGGTTGCTAAACCAAAGGGCCGCAAGGAGGAGGGAGAGAAGCTCGAAGAAGCTGGCTACCTGGTTTTCCTCTCCACAGCGCAGGCGACGAACCTTGCGCAACTTGGTGTGGATGCCCTCGCCTCGGGCGATGTCAAGGCCTTCGTGAAGGACCGCGAAAATAAGAAGAAGATCCGCGAGGCCGCAGTCCAGGACGCGTCGGTGGACGTCTCGCTGTTTGGCCGGATGGTCGCAGACGATGCATCCCTCAACATTGATGCGGCAGCTCAGGTTGCGCACGCCATCAGCGTGCACGATACCCCTACAGAAGCTGACTACTTCACGGCCGTAGATGATATCCGCGAAGCCGATGAAGATGGGGGCGAAGATGCCGGCGCAGCGATGATCGGCACCATCGAGTTCAACTCATCGACGCTGTACCGTTACGCGACTGTGGATGCGAACGCGCTTGCTGCCAACCTTGGCAATGTTGAAGCCACACGTATTGGTGTCGAGGCTTTTGTGCGTGCGTTCTTGACGTCAATGCCTTCAGGAAAAATGAATACGTTCGCGAACCGTACCCTGCCTGAGGTGGTTGTGGTTCAGGTCCGTGATTCGCAGTCAGTCAACTTGGTGGGCGCGTTTGAAGAGCCCGTCCGTGGTACCCATATCAGCGATGTTGCTGCAGCTCGCTTGGCCGCGTGGTCGCAAAAGATCGACGAAAAGTACGGCACTACCCCAGTGAAGTCGTGGGTGATCAGCCTCAACGACGGCCTCAAGGAGCTGGGCGAAGCGTCCTCCCTTGAAGGGCTCGTTACGGCACTGGGTGAAACCGTAGAGAGCCGTCTGGGGGCTTAG
- the casA gene encoding type I-E CRISPR-associated protein Cse1/CasA, which produces MTEATCERPTFSLISQPWIPCLGMDGAVNEYSLLDVFKEAKNLKAIAAELPITDFALLRLCLSIIYATHRGQVLDTELWADWFEEGLPVDNIERYLEEHSEYFDLFHPETPFFQVANLRNSKDERFGLERLILDVPSGKPYMTTRIGAGLDSVSYSEGARALVTLHAFDIAGIKTGAVGDPRVKGGKGYGIGTGWTGRLGGIFFEGANLHDTLMLNLVGTHPSSGTRWANDAPAWETFHWDAGDAQAAENPSLEATGPQALYTWQSRRVRLFPEDGVIKHVIVAQGDPLAPQNMLDLEPMSGWRNSPAQQKALKSPTPVYMPRDHDPARMLWRNVGTLLPAGRTNTSVEERFRTSVSSEWLGELYLDEMLPHEYPVRLHGVGLVYGSQQAVVDELYDDVVSGQLATFASTNPQVQQAISNAVEASEQAVLALRNLAANIATSRGLDLEGPREEASTLAYAALDASFREWFSRATPENIVELLPEWVERALSLILAIGLDMTSRAVSISFFGREHQDRRYNAPLSEAWFRSALAKIRKSFIPTTHTEERA; this is translated from the coding sequence ATGACTGAAGCAACTTGTGAGCGACCCACGTTTTCGCTCATCAGCCAGCCGTGGATTCCATGCCTTGGAATGGACGGCGCCGTCAACGAGTACTCGCTTCTCGATGTGTTCAAGGAAGCGAAGAACCTCAAAGCGATCGCAGCGGAGCTACCGATCACCGACTTCGCTCTACTGCGCCTCTGCCTCTCGATCATCTACGCTACGCACCGTGGTCAAGTTCTGGATACCGAGCTCTGGGCTGACTGGTTCGAGGAAGGGCTTCCGGTCGACAATATCGAGCGCTACCTTGAAGAGCACTCAGAATACTTCGATCTGTTTCACCCAGAAACACCGTTCTTCCAGGTAGCAAACCTGCGTAACTCTAAAGACGAGCGTTTTGGTCTGGAACGCCTGATTCTGGATGTCCCCTCCGGCAAGCCCTACATGACCACGCGCATCGGAGCAGGCCTAGATTCGGTCTCCTACAGCGAAGGCGCCCGGGCCCTCGTCACGTTGCACGCCTTCGATATTGCCGGCATCAAAACCGGTGCCGTAGGTGACCCCCGGGTCAAAGGCGGTAAGGGCTACGGCATTGGGACTGGCTGGACTGGCCGGCTTGGAGGAATCTTCTTCGAAGGCGCCAATCTTCATGACACGTTGATGCTCAACCTGGTCGGAACTCACCCGAGCAGCGGCACTCGTTGGGCCAATGATGCGCCCGCGTGGGAGACCTTCCACTGGGATGCCGGTGATGCTCAGGCCGCAGAGAATCCAAGCCTTGAAGCCACAGGGCCACAAGCGCTGTACACATGGCAAAGCCGGCGCGTCCGCCTCTTCCCGGAGGACGGGGTCATCAAGCATGTGATCGTCGCTCAGGGAGACCCTCTAGCACCGCAAAACATGCTCGATCTTGAGCCTATGTCCGGCTGGCGCAACAGCCCCGCTCAGCAGAAAGCCCTCAAGAGCCCCACCCCCGTCTATATGCCTCGGGACCATGACCCTGCTCGAATGCTTTGGCGCAACGTAGGTACGTTGCTACCTGCTGGGCGAACCAACACCTCAGTAGAGGAACGATTTAGAACTTCGGTTAGCTCTGAGTGGCTCGGAGAGCTCTACCTCGATGAGATGCTCCCCCACGAATATCCGGTGCGCCTACACGGTGTTGGTCTTGTCTATGGGAGTCAGCAAGCAGTCGTTGACGAACTGTACGACGACGTTGTCAGCGGCCAACTGGCAACATTCGCGAGCACAAATCCACAGGTGCAGCAGGCGATTAGTAACGCCGTCGAAGCGTCCGAGCAGGCCGTTCTGGCGTTGCGTAATCTTGCGGCAAATATTGCCACCAGCCGGGGCCTTGATCTCGAGGGGCCACGCGAGGAAGCGAGCACCCTTGCTTATGCTGCACTCGACGCATCCTTCCGTGAATGGTTTTCCCGAGCCACCCCGGAGAACATCGTTGAGCTTCTTCCCGAGTGGGTCGAGCGGGCTCTCTCACTAATCCTGGCTATCGGTCTCGATATGACCTCCCGCGCCGTTTCGATTTCCTTTTTCGGCAGGGAGCATCAGGACCGCCGCTATAACGCCCCATTGTCTGAAGCCTGGTTCCGTTCCGCGTTGGCGAAAATTCGTAAATCTTTTATCCCCACCACACATACTGAAGAGAGGGCGTAA
- a CDS encoding CRISPR-associated helicase/endonuclease Cas3, translating into MDITDVESLWAKARPYASSDLEPLQTLSIRQHLEDTAAVAGHIWDEFLAPHLKDMLAAELGADDVARTSFVFLAGAHDVGKAAPAFSAQHRRAADQAQAAGFIHPPQLAPGTLLTPRLRHEVISGVALREWLRNTFAVKRLPIVHSWLGPVLAHHGAPASKELFNAALLDSLSLGDQKWADARTALLDHMDFVTGFSEVIKAELPALPRLTAHAQTILSGAVIMSDWIASNEHYFPLEFIEETQQRAQDGWGSLALPGPWTSWDHPADADEHLRERFKLDASAQARPMQSAARELASESQEPGLVIIEAGMGEGKTEAALMCAEILAKKFGHGGLFIGLPTQASTNAMFERVTHWLEQFPLEEGQAPPTTFLAHGKRDLNETYHSAYKEAWRRYFGPHVGDESNKKQRHSSVVAHSWLTDRRRGLLAPFTIGTIDHALMLALKMRFVTLRHLAFAGKVVVLDEVHAADTYMSQFLEDALDWLGAMGVPVVMLSATLPASRREAFIRAYQGHTNRNQAPRQQSLPVEAYPRLTLAERSGRVVERSSESTGVVRELTVRRLGNTPADLIELIRVKGRDGGRVAVIRNTVREVQETSELLREAFPDAHHYISHARFMGNDRAERDNVLLEQFGKGGSAPEGELSIVVASQTIEQSLDLDFDLMITDLAPVDLILQRSGRLHRHTQRDAIRPPLLRQAELWISGVDWNTTPFAPSRGSVAVYGEHLLLRTALALGLVDKSEVQVQIPADIPDLVDNTYEKPVQAPAGWEDALAKAEQKFLEETKEARRKPQAALLHEPSTMKDIFGLVSGGLSEDGTDERVSVGVRDAADNVEVLVAQMIDGQLCIPAWVAEHGGTPLPIYEAPPADIARFLKRCSLNVTEHMLHKTSIDSFIEHLERTSEFDWQDSPELRGELILIFNEDLTYSTDWFTMHYDPTFGLKVNKHD; encoded by the coding sequence GTGGACATCACAGATGTAGAGTCGCTGTGGGCTAAAGCGCGCCCTTATGCATCGAGTGACCTCGAGCCGCTCCAGACTCTCTCAATTCGGCAGCACCTCGAAGACACCGCCGCCGTTGCCGGGCACATTTGGGATGAGTTCCTTGCCCCGCATCTTAAAGACATGCTTGCGGCTGAGCTTGGGGCCGATGATGTGGCCCGGACGTCATTCGTCTTCCTCGCCGGCGCGCATGATGTTGGGAAGGCGGCCCCGGCTTTCTCGGCGCAGCATCGCCGCGCAGCTGATCAAGCGCAGGCCGCAGGTTTCATCCACCCGCCACAGCTCGCCCCTGGCACGTTACTAACACCCCGGTTACGTCACGAAGTTATCTCCGGTGTGGCGTTGCGCGAGTGGCTACGGAACACGTTTGCAGTCAAGCGGCTCCCGATTGTGCATAGCTGGCTCGGCCCCGTTCTTGCGCACCACGGAGCGCCCGCATCCAAGGAACTATTCAACGCAGCCCTGCTCGACTCCTTGAGCCTCGGGGACCAAAAATGGGCCGATGCCCGTACCGCCCTACTTGACCATATGGATTTCGTGACCGGGTTCTCGGAAGTCATCAAAGCAGAACTGCCCGCTCTCCCCCGTCTGACCGCTCACGCGCAAACGATCCTTTCCGGAGCGGTCATCATGTCCGACTGGATCGCATCAAACGAGCATTATTTTCCCCTCGAATTTATCGAGGAAACCCAGCAACGCGCTCAAGACGGCTGGGGGTCACTAGCCCTGCCTGGGCCTTGGACATCATGGGATCACCCCGCCGATGCCGATGAACATCTCCGAGAGCGTTTCAAACTGGATGCTTCCGCCCAGGCCCGCCCGATGCAGTCGGCGGCCCGCGAGCTCGCTTCAGAGTCGCAAGAACCCGGACTGGTCATCATCGAAGCCGGCATGGGTGAAGGTAAGACCGAAGCCGCGCTCATGTGCGCAGAGATCCTTGCAAAGAAATTCGGCCACGGCGGTCTCTTTATTGGCTTGCCAACCCAGGCCTCCACCAACGCGATGTTTGAACGCGTCACCCATTGGCTCGAGCAGTTCCCACTCGAGGAAGGCCAAGCACCTCCCACTACCTTCCTGGCTCACGGAAAGCGGGACCTCAACGAGACATACCATTCCGCATATAAAGAGGCATGGCGCCGTTACTTTGGCCCTCATGTGGGAGATGAGTCAAACAAGAAACAGCGTCACAGCTCCGTTGTGGCCCACTCATGGCTGACAGACCGCCGCCGCGGCTTGCTGGCACCTTTCACTATCGGCACCATCGACCATGCGTTGATGCTGGCCCTCAAAATGCGTTTTGTGACCCTGCGCCATCTTGCGTTCGCAGGCAAAGTTGTTGTGCTGGACGAAGTTCACGCTGCAGACACCTATATGTCCCAGTTCCTCGAAGACGCACTCGACTGGCTCGGCGCGATGGGCGTTCCCGTGGTTATGCTCTCCGCAACCCTGCCAGCCAGCAGAAGGGAGGCGTTCATCCGCGCCTACCAGGGGCACACGAACCGGAACCAAGCGCCCCGGCAGCAGAGCCTCCCTGTCGAGGCTTATCCGCGCCTGACCTTGGCGGAACGTTCGGGCCGTGTTGTGGAGCGTTCCTCGGAAAGCACCGGCGTGGTTCGCGAGCTGACTGTAAGACGGCTAGGCAATACCCCGGCCGACCTCATCGAACTCATTAGGGTGAAAGGCCGCGACGGAGGCCGTGTTGCTGTCATCCGCAACACGGTGCGCGAAGTCCAAGAGACCTCAGAGTTACTGCGTGAAGCGTTCCCGGATGCTCACCACTACATTTCTCATGCTCGGTTCATGGGCAATGACCGTGCAGAGCGAGACAACGTGTTGCTGGAGCAATTCGGCAAGGGCGGTTCCGCACCCGAGGGTGAGCTAAGCATCGTTGTGGCAAGCCAGACCATTGAGCAGTCGCTGGACCTGGACTTTGACCTCATGATCACCGACCTCGCCCCGGTGGACTTGATACTGCAACGCTCGGGGCGTCTCCACCGCCATACACAACGGGACGCTATCCGCCCACCCCTGCTGCGTCAGGCTGAACTGTGGATCAGCGGAGTGGACTGGAATACAACTCCGTTCGCTCCATCGCGAGGTTCCGTTGCGGTTTACGGCGAGCACCTCCTGCTGCGTACAGCCCTGGCACTCGGCCTCGTCGACAAGAGCGAAGTCCAAGTTCAGATCCCGGCAGACATCCCCGATCTGGTCGACAACACATACGAAAAGCCTGTTCAGGCGCCCGCCGGCTGGGAGGATGCACTCGCCAAAGCTGAACAGAAGTTTCTTGAAGAAACGAAGGAGGCTCGCAGAAAACCTCAAGCGGCCCTGCTTCACGAACCTTCCACCATGAAAGACATTTTCGGGCTCGTTTCAGGTGGCTTGAGCGAAGACGGCACCGATGAGCGGGTCTCGGTTGGTGTGCGGGATGCCGCAGACAATGTGGAAGTTCTGGTGGCTCAGATGATTGATGGCCAGCTGTGCATTCCTGCTTGGGTCGCCGAGCACGGAGGAACACCATTGCCGATTTACGAGGCACCTCCCGCTGACATCGCGCGTTTCCTCAAACGGTGCAGCCTCAACGTCACCGAACACATGCTCCATAAGACAAGCATTGATTCGTTCATCGAGCACCTGGAACGGACTTCTGAATTTGATTGGCAAGATTCACCCGAACTGCGTGGCGAACTCATACTTATTTTTAATGAAGATCTAACGTATTCAACAGATTGGTTCACCATGCACTATGACCCCACCTTCGGTTTGAAAGTGAATAAACATGACTGA
- the cas5e gene encoding type I-E CRISPR-associated protein Cas5/CasD, which yields MTHTLVLVLRGPLQAWGARSRFNRRTTQPQPTKSGVAGLLASALGYERNANLSEFRDLRFGTRTDVPGTLTVDFQTARTLGPKPSRMPLTHRHMLEDAVFVVGFESSDHKPLERYAKAVQAPVYPLYLGRRALPPAGPIHTEVCVGSLEDVLKSYPWQASDYQAKRLANLQRNGSERLHLTFESRPGDPTFATAETISDNPVSFSMEHRQYDFRAMSHDYVPLSAITTDDNGSADSGDVHDPMALLAPVDDEGAS from the coding sequence ATGACGCACACCCTCGTACTTGTCTTGCGGGGTCCGCTGCAAGCGTGGGGTGCCCGGAGCCGGTTCAATCGGAGAACAACGCAACCTCAACCGACCAAGAGCGGGGTGGCCGGCCTGCTGGCTTCAGCGCTTGGCTATGAGCGGAACGCTAATCTCTCCGAGTTCCGTGACCTTCGTTTCGGTACACGGACAGACGTTCCGGGCACTTTAACTGTGGACTTTCAAACCGCTAGAACCTTGGGGCCAAAACCATCACGTATGCCCCTGACGCACCGTCACATGCTTGAGGATGCTGTTTTTGTGGTCGGATTCGAATCATCCGACCACAAACCGCTTGAACGATATGCCAAGGCCGTCCAAGCACCCGTTTACCCCTTGTACTTGGGGAGGCGGGCTCTTCCTCCTGCAGGGCCTATCCATACGGAAGTTTGTGTGGGTAGCCTCGAGGACGTTTTGAAGAGTTATCCGTGGCAGGCGTCTGATTACCAGGCAAAACGGTTAGCGAATCTGCAGCGGAATGGCTCAGAACGCCTACATCTGACGTTCGAGTCGCGTCCGGGTGACCCGACTTTCGCTACCGCGGAAACGATTTCCGATAACCCTGTGAGTTTCTCGATGGAGCATCGCCAATACGATTTTCGGGCTATGTCGCATGACTATGTCCCGTTGTCTGCGATCACGACTGATGACAATGGCTCGGCGGATTC